One genomic region from Rattus norvegicus strain BN/NHsdMcwi chromosome 10, GRCr8, whole genome shotgun sequence encodes:
- the Clk4 gene encoding dual specificity protein kinase CLK4 isoform X4 gives MDGLHVAVKIVKNVGRYREAARSEIQVLEHLNSTDPNSVFRCVQMLEWFDHHGHVCIVFELLGLSTYDFIKENSFLPFQIDHIRQMAYQICQSINFLHHNKLTHTDLKPENILFVKSDYVVKYNSKMKRDERTLKNTDIKVVDFGSATYDDEHHSTLVSTRHYRAPEVILALGWSQPCDVWSIGCILIEYYLGFTVFQTHDSKEHLAMMERILGPIPAHMIQKTRKRKYFHHNQLDWDEHSSAGRYVRRRCKPLKEFMLCHDEEHEKLFDLVRRMLEYDPTKRITLDEALQHPFFDLLKGK, from the exons AT GGATGGCTTACATGTGGCAGTGAAAATTGTAAAAAATGTAGGCCGTTACCGGGAGGCAGCTCGCTCTGAAATCCAAGTGCTGGAGCACTTGAACAGCACTGACCCCAATAGTGTCTT CCGATGTGTCCAGATGCTAGAATGGTTTGATCATCATGGTCATGTTTGTATTGTGTTTGAGCTGCTGGGCCTTAGTACCTatgattttattaaagaaaacagCTTTCTGCCATTTCAAATTGATCACATCAGGCAAATGGCTTATCAGATCTGCCAATCTATAAATT TTTTACATCATAATAAATTAACACACACGGATCTAAaacctgaaaatattttatttgtaaagtCTGACTATGTGGTCAAATACAATTCTAAAATG AAACGAGATGAGCGCACGTTGAAAAACACAGATATCAAAGTTGTTGACTTTGGAAGTGCGACATATGACGATGAACATCATAGTACTTTGGTGTCCACAAGACACTACAGGGCTCCAGAGGTCATTTTGG CTTTAGGTTGGTCTCAGCCTTGTGATGTTTGGAGCATAGGCTGCATTCTTATTGAGTATTACCTTGGATTCACAGTCTTTCAG ACTCATGATAGTAAAGAACACCTGGCAATGATGGAGCGGATACTCGGGCCCATCCCAGCACACATGATCCAAAAGACAAG gaaACGCAAGTATTTCCACCATAACCAGCTAGATTGGGATGAGCATAGTTCAGCTGGGAGATACGTTAGGAGACGCTGCAAGCCGTTAAAg GAATTTATGCTGTGTCACGATGAAGAGCATGAGAAGCTGTTTGACCTGGTTCGAAGAATGTTGGAGTATGACCCAACAAAAAGGATTACCTTGGATGAAGCTTTGCAGCACCCTTTCTTTGACTTATTAAAAGGGAAATGA
- the LOC134480785 gene encoding putative uncharacterized protein MSANTD5, translating into MIMVLTYSLFFSEQREANQGESLGNTKVSNVGKSVKEEEQRPSGRSRSSWTDSEIRVFLQEWEVVEQEMGQPGRKLHKKTKSLCQRLYQQGLKKSWKSCFHLLLSLQDLHRTLCNERPGIEPLFSPYSEALYRILGSTPHESWFPG; encoded by the exons ATGATAATGGTTTTAacatattctttattcttttctgagCAGAGAGAAGCAAACCAAGGTGAAAGTTTGGGAAACACCAAAGTATCCAATGTGGGAAAGAGTgtgaaggaggaagaacaaaggCCCTCAG GTCGTTCCCGTAGCTCATGGACCGACTCTGAAATCAGGGTCTTCCTGCAGGAGTGGGAAGTAGTCGAACAGGAAATGGGCCAACCAGGCAGGAagctccacaagaagaccaagtcTCTTTGCCAGCGCCTCTATCAGCAGGGCCTGAAGAAGAGCTGGAAAAGCTGTTTCCACCTGCTGCTGAGCCTGCAGGACCTGCACAGGACGCTCTGCAATGAGAGACCAGGGATTGAACCCTTGTTTTCTCCTTATTCAGAGGCTCTGTACAGGATCCTGGGCTCCACTCCCCATGAAAGCTGGTTCCCAGGTTAG
- the Clk4 gene encoding dual specificity protein kinase CLK4 isoform X5 gives MKATVEVTNGRGDLIAVRRRIGIVNHIISLKTLIDVPLGLFTRLLSKLASWGYFKNSIHYLEARCLNERDYRDRRYIDEYRNDYCEGYVPRHYHRDIESTYRIHCSKSSVRSRRSSPKRKRNRHCASHQSHSKSHRRKRSRSIEDDEEGHLICQSGDVLRARYEIVDTLGEGAFGKVVECIDHGMDGLHVAVKIVKNVGRYREAARSEIQVLEHLNSTDPNSVFRCVQMLEWFDHHGHVCIVFELLGLSTYDFIKENSFLPFQIDHIRQMAYQICQSINFLHHNKLTHTDLKPENILFVKSDYVVKYNSKMKRDERTLKNTDIKVVDFGSATYDDEHHSTLVSTRHYRAPEVILALGWSQPCDVWSIGCILIEYYLGFTVFQTHDSKEHLAMMERILGPIPAHMIQKTRKRKYFHHNQLDWDEHSSAGRYVRRRCKPLKEFMLCHDEEHEKLFDLVRRMLEYDPTKRITLDEALQHPFFDLLKGK, from the exons ATGAAAGCTACAGTGGAAGTCACAAACGGAAGAGGAGATCTCATAGCAGTACGCAGGAGAATAGGCATTGTAAACCACATCATCAGTTTAAAGACACTGATTG ATGTTCCATTGGGGCTGTTTACCAGATTGCTTTCTAAATTAGCCAGCTGGGGTTACTTTAAAAAcagtat TCACTATTTAGAAGCAAGATGCTTGAATGAGAGAGATTATCGGGATCGGAGATACATTGATGAATACAGAAATGACTACTGTGAAGGATATGTTCCAAGACATTACCATAGAGACATTGAAAGCACTTACCGGATCCATTGCAGTAAATCCTCAGtcagaagcaggagaagcagccCTAAAAGAAAACGTAACAGACACTGTGCGAGTCATCAGTCACATTCG AAGAGCCACCGAAGGAAAAGATCCAGGAGTATAGAGGATGATGAGGAGGGTCACCTGATCTGTCAAAGTGGAGACGTTCTAAGAGCAAGAT ATGAAATCGTGGACACTTTAGGTGAAGGGGCCTTTGGCAAAGTTGTAGAGTGCATTGATCATGGCAT GGATGGCTTACATGTGGCAGTGAAAATTGTAAAAAATGTAGGCCGTTACCGGGAGGCAGCTCGCTCTGAAATCCAAGTGCTGGAGCACTTGAACAGCACTGACCCCAATAGTGTCTT CCGATGTGTCCAGATGCTAGAATGGTTTGATCATCATGGTCATGTTTGTATTGTGTTTGAGCTGCTGGGCCTTAGTACCTatgattttattaaagaaaacagCTTTCTGCCATTTCAAATTGATCACATCAGGCAAATGGCTTATCAGATCTGCCAATCTATAAATT TTTTACATCATAATAAATTAACACACACGGATCTAAaacctgaaaatattttatttgtaaagtCTGACTATGTGGTCAAATACAATTCTAAAATG AAACGAGATGAGCGCACGTTGAAAAACACAGATATCAAAGTTGTTGACTTTGGAAGTGCGACATATGACGATGAACATCATAGTACTTTGGTGTCCACAAGACACTACAGGGCTCCAGAGGTCATTTTGG CTTTAGGTTGGTCTCAGCCTTGTGATGTTTGGAGCATAGGCTGCATTCTTATTGAGTATTACCTTGGATTCACAGTCTTTCAG ACTCATGATAGTAAAGAACACCTGGCAATGATGGAGCGGATACTCGGGCCCATCCCAGCACACATGATCCAAAAGACAAG gaaACGCAAGTATTTCCACCATAACCAGCTAGATTGGGATGAGCATAGTTCAGCTGGGAGATACGTTAGGAGACGCTGCAAGCCGTTAAAg GAATTTATGCTGTGTCACGATGAAGAGCATGAGAAGCTGTTTGACCTGGTTCGAAGAATGTTGGAGTATGACCCAACAAAAAGGATTACCTTGGATGAAGCTTTGCAGCACCCTTTCTTTGACTTATTAAAAGGGAAATGA
- the Msantd5 gene encoding myb/SANT DNA binding domain containing 5 isoform X2 yields MRTEANQGESLRNTEGSNVGRSRKRAGQRPSGSTGSSWTDSEIRVFLLEWEVVEQEMGHPGRKIHKKTRALCRRLYQQGLRKSWESCFDLLLSLRDLHRTLCNERPGIEPLFSPYAEALYRILGSSPQGSHVPGPLDDGAGNPSLSMYPQTPRNQPWDYGVAAPSAQLQGNSLPMMSQEDSLFPRGEHWNPSHSMSAPNLLPNFAPGDPSFQQPWPTAE; encoded by the exons ATGAGG ACAGAAGCAAACCAAGGCGAAAGTTTGAGAAACACTGAAGGATCCAATGTGGGACGGAGTAGGAAGCGGGCAGGACAAAGGCCCTCAG GTTCTACTGGAAGCTCATGGACCGACTCTGAAATCAGGGTCTTTCTGCTGGAATGGGAAGTAGTTGAACAGGAAATGGGCCATCCGGGCAGGAAGATCCACAAGAAGACCAGGGCTCTTTGCAGACGCCTCTATCAGCAGGGCCTGAGGAAGAGCTGGGAAAGCTGTTTCGACCTGCTGCTGAGCCTGCGGGATCTACACAGGACGCTCTGTAATGAGAGACCAGGGATTGAACCTTTATTTTCTCCTTATGCAGAAGCTCTGTACAGGATCCTGGGCTCCAGTCCCCAGGGAAGCCATGTCCCAG gTCCTCTCGACGATGGGGCTGGTAACCCTTCACTTTCCATGTACCCTCAAACTCCCAGGAACCAGCCTTGGGATTATGGTGTTGCTGCTCCTTCTGCACAGCTTCAAGGGAATTCACTACCAATGATGTCACAGGAGGACTCCCTGTTTCCAAGAGGGGAGCACTGGAACCCCAGCCATTCAATGTCAGCTCcaaacttacttcctaactttGCCCCAGGAGACCCTAGCTTCCAGCAGCCATGGCCCACCGCTGAATAA
- the Clk4 gene encoding dual specificity protein kinase CLK4 isoform X3, producing the protein MCIPLEASHSVEEDTHPSHYLEARCLNERDYRDRRYIDEYRNDYCEGYVPRHYHRDIESTYRIHCSKSSVRSRRSSPKRKRNRHCASHQSHSKSHRRKRSRSIEDDEEGHLICQSGDVLRARYEIVDTLGEGAFGKVVECIDHGMDGLHVAVKIVKNVGRYREAARSEIQVLEHLNSTDPNSVFRCVQMLEWFDHHGHVCIVFELLGLSTYDFIKENSFLPFQIDHIRQMAYQICQSINFLHHNKLTHTDLKPENILFVKSDYVVKYNSKMKRDERTLKNTDIKVVDFGSATYDDEHHSTLVSTRHYRAPEVILALGWSQPCDVWSIGCILIEYYLGFTVFQTHDSKEHLAMMERILGPIPAHMIQKTRKRKYFHHNQLDWDEHSSAGRYVRRRCKPLKEFMLCHDEEHEKLFDLVRRMLEYDPTKRITLDEALQHPFFDLLKGK; encoded by the exons ATGTGCATCCCTCTTGAAGCTTCGCACTCTGTTGAAGAGGACACTCATCCCAG TCACTATTTAGAAGCAAGATGCTTGAATGAGAGAGATTATCGGGATCGGAGATACATTGATGAATACAGAAATGACTACTGTGAAGGATATGTTCCAAGACATTACCATAGAGACATTGAAAGCACTTACCGGATCCATTGCAGTAAATCCTCAGtcagaagcaggagaagcagccCTAAAAGAAAACGTAACAGACACTGTGCGAGTCATCAGTCACATTCG AAGAGCCACCGAAGGAAAAGATCCAGGAGTATAGAGGATGATGAGGAGGGTCACCTGATCTGTCAAAGTGGAGACGTTCTAAGAGCAAGAT ATGAAATCGTGGACACTTTAGGTGAAGGGGCCTTTGGCAAAGTTGTAGAGTGCATTGATCATGGCAT GGATGGCTTACATGTGGCAGTGAAAATTGTAAAAAATGTAGGCCGTTACCGGGAGGCAGCTCGCTCTGAAATCCAAGTGCTGGAGCACTTGAACAGCACTGACCCCAATAGTGTCTT CCGATGTGTCCAGATGCTAGAATGGTTTGATCATCATGGTCATGTTTGTATTGTGTTTGAGCTGCTGGGCCTTAGTACCTatgattttattaaagaaaacagCTTTCTGCCATTTCAAATTGATCACATCAGGCAAATGGCTTATCAGATCTGCCAATCTATAAATT TTTTACATCATAATAAATTAACACACACGGATCTAAaacctgaaaatattttatttgtaaagtCTGACTATGTGGTCAAATACAATTCTAAAATG AAACGAGATGAGCGCACGTTGAAAAACACAGATATCAAAGTTGTTGACTTTGGAAGTGCGACATATGACGATGAACATCATAGTACTTTGGTGTCCACAAGACACTACAGGGCTCCAGAGGTCATTTTGG CTTTAGGTTGGTCTCAGCCTTGTGATGTTTGGAGCATAGGCTGCATTCTTATTGAGTATTACCTTGGATTCACAGTCTTTCAG ACTCATGATAGTAAAGAACACCTGGCAATGATGGAGCGGATACTCGGGCCCATCCCAGCACACATGATCCAAAAGACAAG gaaACGCAAGTATTTCCACCATAACCAGCTAGATTGGGATGAGCATAGTTCAGCTGGGAGATACGTTAGGAGACGCTGCAAGCCGTTAAAg GAATTTATGCTGTGTCACGATGAAGAGCATGAGAAGCTGTTTGACCTGGTTCGAAGAATGTTGGAGTATGACCCAACAAAAAGGATTACCTTGGATGAAGCTTTGCAGCACCCTTTCTTTGACTTATTAAAAGGGAAATGA
- the Msantd5 gene encoding myb/SANT DNA binding domain containing 5 isoform X1 translates to MVISVYRTEANQGESLRNTEGSNVGRSRKRAGQRPSGSTGSSWTDSEIRVFLLEWEVVEQEMGHPGRKIHKKTRALCRRLYQQGLRKSWESCFDLLLSLRDLHRTLCNERPGIEPLFSPYAEALYRILGSSPQGSHVPGPLDDGAGNPSLSMYPQTPRNQPWDYGVAAPSAQLQGNSLPMMSQEDSLFPRGEHWNPSHSMSAPNLLPNFAPGDPSFQQPWPTAE, encoded by the exons ATGGTCATCTCTGTCTACAGA ACAGAAGCAAACCAAGGCGAAAGTTTGAGAAACACTGAAGGATCCAATGTGGGACGGAGTAGGAAGCGGGCAGGACAAAGGCCCTCAG GTTCTACTGGAAGCTCATGGACCGACTCTGAAATCAGGGTCTTTCTGCTGGAATGGGAAGTAGTTGAACAGGAAATGGGCCATCCGGGCAGGAAGATCCACAAGAAGACCAGGGCTCTTTGCAGACGCCTCTATCAGCAGGGCCTGAGGAAGAGCTGGGAAAGCTGTTTCGACCTGCTGCTGAGCCTGCGGGATCTACACAGGACGCTCTGTAATGAGAGACCAGGGATTGAACCTTTATTTTCTCCTTATGCAGAAGCTCTGTACAGGATCCTGGGCTCCAGTCCCCAGGGAAGCCATGTCCCAG gTCCTCTCGACGATGGGGCTGGTAACCCTTCACTTTCCATGTACCCTCAAACTCCCAGGAACCAGCCTTGGGATTATGGTGTTGCTGCTCCTTCTGCACAGCTTCAAGGGAATTCACTACCAATGATGTCACAGGAGGACTCCCTGTTTCCAAGAGGGGAGCACTGGAACCCCAGCCATTCAATGTCAGCTCcaaacttacttcctaactttGCCCCAGGAGACCCTAGCTTCCAGCAGCCATGGCCCACCGCTGAATAA
- the Clk4 gene encoding dual specificity protein kinase CLK4 isoform 1 (isoform 1 is encoded by transcript variant 1), with translation MRHSKRTHCPDWDSRESWGHESYSGSHKRKRRSHSSTQENRHCKPHHQFKDTDCHYLEARCLNERDYRDRRYIDEYRNDYCEGYVPRHYHRDIESTYRIHCSKSSVRSRRSSPKRKRNRHCASHQSHSKSHRRKRSRSIEDDEEGHLICQSGDVLRARYEIVDTLGEGAFGKVVECIDHGMDGLHVAVKIVKNVGRYREAARSEIQVLEHLNSTDPNSVFRCVQMLEWFDHHGHVCIVFELLGLSTYDFIKENSFLPFQIDHIRQMAYQICQSINFLHHNKLTHTDLKPENILFVKSDYVVKYNSKMKRDERTLKNTDIKVVDFGSATYDDEHHSTLVSTRHYRAPEVILALGWSQPCDVWSIGCILIEYYLGFTVFQTHDSKEHLAMMERILGPIPAHMIQKTRKRKYFHHNQLDWDEHSSAGRYVRRRCKPLKEFMLCHDEEHEKLFDLVRRMLEYDPTKRITLDEALQHPFFDLLKGK, from the exons ATGCGGCATTCCAAACGAACTCACTGTCCTGATTGGGATAGCAGAGAAAGCTGGGGCCATGAAAGCTACAGTGGAAGTCACAAACGGAAGAGGAGATCTCATAGCAGTACGCAGGAGAATAGGCATTGTAAACCACATCATCAGTTTAAAGACACTGATTG TCACTATTTAGAAGCAAGATGCTTGAATGAGAGAGATTATCGGGATCGGAGATACATTGATGAATACAGAAATGACTACTGTGAAGGATATGTTCCAAGACATTACCATAGAGACATTGAAAGCACTTACCGGATCCATTGCAGTAAATCCTCAGtcagaagcaggagaagcagccCTAAAAGAAAACGTAACAGACACTGTGCGAGTCATCAGTCACATTCG AAGAGCCACCGAAGGAAAAGATCCAGGAGTATAGAGGATGATGAGGAGGGTCACCTGATCTGTCAAAGTGGAGACGTTCTAAGAGCAAGAT ATGAAATCGTGGACACTTTAGGTGAAGGGGCCTTTGGCAAAGTTGTAGAGTGCATTGATCATGGCAT GGATGGCTTACATGTGGCAGTGAAAATTGTAAAAAATGTAGGCCGTTACCGGGAGGCAGCTCGCTCTGAAATCCAAGTGCTGGAGCACTTGAACAGCACTGACCCCAATAGTGTCTT CCGATGTGTCCAGATGCTAGAATGGTTTGATCATCATGGTCATGTTTGTATTGTGTTTGAGCTGCTGGGCCTTAGTACCTatgattttattaaagaaaacagCTTTCTGCCATTTCAAATTGATCACATCAGGCAAATGGCTTATCAGATCTGCCAATCTATAAATT TTTTACATCATAATAAATTAACACACACGGATCTAAaacctgaaaatattttatttgtaaagtCTGACTATGTGGTCAAATACAATTCTAAAATG AAACGAGATGAGCGCACGTTGAAAAACACAGATATCAAAGTTGTTGACTTTGGAAGTGCGACATATGACGATGAACATCATAGTACTTTGGTGTCCACAAGACACTACAGGGCTCCAGAGGTCATTTTGG CTTTAGGTTGGTCTCAGCCTTGTGATGTTTGGAGCATAGGCTGCATTCTTATTGAGTATTACCTTGGATTCACAGTCTTTCAG ACTCATGATAGTAAAGAACACCTGGCAATGATGGAGCGGATACTCGGGCCCATCCCAGCACACATGATCCAAAAGACAAG gaaACGCAAGTATTTCCACCATAACCAGCTAGATTGGGATGAGCATAGTTCAGCTGGGAGATACGTTAGGAGACGCTGCAAGCCGTTAAAg GAATTTATGCTGTGTCACGATGAAGAGCATGAGAAGCTGTTTGACCTGGTTCGAAGAATGTTGGAGTATGACCCAACAAAAAGGATTACCTTGGATGAAGCTTTGCAGCACCCTTTCTTTGACTTATTAAAAGGGAAATGA
- the Msantd5 gene encoding myb/SANT DNA binding domain containing 5 isoform X3, which yields MGHPGRKIHKKTRALCRRLYQQGLRKSWESCFDLLLSLRDLHRTLCNERPGIEPLFSPYAEALYRILGSSPQGSHVPGPLDDGAGNPSLSMYPQTPRNQPWDYGVAAPSAQLQGNSLPMMSQEDSLFPRGEHWNPSHSMSAPNLLPNFAPGDPSFQQPWPTAE from the exons ATGGGCCATCCGGGCAGGAAGATCCACAAGAAGACCAGGGCTCTTTGCAGACGCCTCTATCAGCAGGGCCTGAGGAAGAGCTGGGAAAGCTGTTTCGACCTGCTGCTGAGCCTGCGGGATCTACACAGGACGCTCTGTAATGAGAGACCAGGGATTGAACCTTTATTTTCTCCTTATGCAGAAGCTCTGTACAGGATCCTGGGCTCCAGTCCCCAGGGAAGCCATGTCCCAG gTCCTCTCGACGATGGGGCTGGTAACCCTTCACTTTCCATGTACCCTCAAACTCCCAGGAACCAGCCTTGGGATTATGGTGTTGCTGCTCCTTCTGCACAGCTTCAAGGGAATTCACTACCAATGATGTCACAGGAGGACTCCCTGTTTCCAAGAGGGGAGCACTGGAACCCCAGCCATTCAATGTCAGCTCcaaacttacttcctaactttGCCCCAGGAGACCCTAGCTTCCAGCAGCCATGGCCCACCGCTGAATAA
- the Clk4 gene encoding dual specificity protein kinase CLK4 isoform X1 translates to MRHSKRTHCPDWDSRESWGHESYSGSHKRKRRSHSSTQENRHCKPHHQFKDTDWDLCVQIFACGYFLRVDSKKRHFQVKGHYLEARCLNERDYRDRRYIDEYRNDYCEGYVPRHYHRDIESTYRIHCSKSSVRSRRSSPKRKRNRHCASHQSHSKSHRRKRSRSIEDDEEGHLICQSGDVLRARYEIVDTLGEGAFGKVVECIDHGMDGLHVAVKIVKNVGRYREAARSEIQVLEHLNSTDPNSVFRCVQMLEWFDHHGHVCIVFELLGLSTYDFIKENSFLPFQIDHIRQMAYQICQSINFLHHNKLTHTDLKPENILFVKSDYVVKYNSKMKRDERTLKNTDIKVVDFGSATYDDEHHSTLVSTRHYRAPEVILALGWSQPCDVWSIGCILIEYYLGFTVFQTHDSKEHLAMMERILGPIPAHMIQKTRKRKYFHHNQLDWDEHSSAGRYVRRRCKPLKEFMLCHDEEHEKLFDLVRRMLEYDPTKRITLDEALQHPFFDLLKGK, encoded by the exons ATGCGGCATTCCAAACGAACTCACTGTCCTGATTGGGATAGCAGAGAAAGCTGGGGCCATGAAAGCTACAGTGGAAGTCACAAACGGAAGAGGAGATCTCATAGCAGTACGCAGGAGAATAGGCATTGTAAACCACATCATCAGTTTAAAGACACTGATTG GGATCTTTGTGTACAAATCTTTGCCTGTGGTTATTTCCTGAGAGTAGATTCTAAGAAGAGGCATTTTCAAGTTAAAGG TCACTATTTAGAAGCAAGATGCTTGAATGAGAGAGATTATCGGGATCGGAGATACATTGATGAATACAGAAATGACTACTGTGAAGGATATGTTCCAAGACATTACCATAGAGACATTGAAAGCACTTACCGGATCCATTGCAGTAAATCCTCAGtcagaagcaggagaagcagccCTAAAAGAAAACGTAACAGACACTGTGCGAGTCATCAGTCACATTCG AAGAGCCACCGAAGGAAAAGATCCAGGAGTATAGAGGATGATGAGGAGGGTCACCTGATCTGTCAAAGTGGAGACGTTCTAAGAGCAAGAT ATGAAATCGTGGACACTTTAGGTGAAGGGGCCTTTGGCAAAGTTGTAGAGTGCATTGATCATGGCAT GGATGGCTTACATGTGGCAGTGAAAATTGTAAAAAATGTAGGCCGTTACCGGGAGGCAGCTCGCTCTGAAATCCAAGTGCTGGAGCACTTGAACAGCACTGACCCCAATAGTGTCTT CCGATGTGTCCAGATGCTAGAATGGTTTGATCATCATGGTCATGTTTGTATTGTGTTTGAGCTGCTGGGCCTTAGTACCTatgattttattaaagaaaacagCTTTCTGCCATTTCAAATTGATCACATCAGGCAAATGGCTTATCAGATCTGCCAATCTATAAATT TTTTACATCATAATAAATTAACACACACGGATCTAAaacctgaaaatattttatttgtaaagtCTGACTATGTGGTCAAATACAATTCTAAAATG AAACGAGATGAGCGCACGTTGAAAAACACAGATATCAAAGTTGTTGACTTTGGAAGTGCGACATATGACGATGAACATCATAGTACTTTGGTGTCCACAAGACACTACAGGGCTCCAGAGGTCATTTTGG CTTTAGGTTGGTCTCAGCCTTGTGATGTTTGGAGCATAGGCTGCATTCTTATTGAGTATTACCTTGGATTCACAGTCTTTCAG ACTCATGATAGTAAAGAACACCTGGCAATGATGGAGCGGATACTCGGGCCCATCCCAGCACACATGATCCAAAAGACAAG gaaACGCAAGTATTTCCACCATAACCAGCTAGATTGGGATGAGCATAGTTCAGCTGGGAGATACGTTAGGAGACGCTGCAAGCCGTTAAAg GAATTTATGCTGTGTCACGATGAAGAGCATGAGAAGCTGTTTGACCTGGTTCGAAGAATGTTGGAGTATGACCCAACAAAAAGGATTACCTTGGATGAAGCTTTGCAGCACCCTTTCTTTGACTTATTAAAAGGGAAATGA